The window TACCTAGCGGAAGTGTTACTCTACTTCGTATTATATGTACGAGTAGTTGTAGGTATATTCGCATCCGGATATGTGGATACGCCAGAGCAAAGTTAATGTGCCCCATTCAAGCACCGAATGGCGTGGCAAGCATCCCAGTTACTCCACTGTCAGAGTACTGTTGCCTCAAATTCCTCAGCTGATGCGGTGGTATCTAAAAAAATCTATCATGATCGTGAatcctttttcctcttctaaAATAACAAAAGGTACCGGCATGAAAATAGCGCTCCCATCATACATGCCAGTGGTAGTTCGGAGAGTTCCACTTACTTGTAAGCACTGACGGCCCGCTTTCGCATCCTGTATCGCGCTTCTCCACCGTTGATCCACTGTCGCCTCGACAGCCTAGCGCAGGTCCCATTGCTCTTTGAAATGGCGATGCAAGTCGCAATTGCTGTCACGTTACTCCGTATATTGTGAATATTCAGGGGTTAAGGGCGCCATGGAACTTGCAGATAGAAATATAAACTCTTGTTGACGGACAAACTACGCGTATGAACAATCAGCCGGGATACTTATGGCATAAAATTGAATGATAAGCGATTTTATTCATCAGCTCTGCATTTCATACATACGCGTCCAATTTCTTTTACGTTCTCTTGAATATCTCGCTTTGAACAGCCTTGTTTCTATAGAGGTAGGGAGTGTAGCTAGTAGGTTGATTTTGCAGGTGGAATCTTTTTCATTGACCACTCAAGAATGAGCCAAAGGGAGCAAACTGCCTTAATTTGAGCTAATGCACGCCGGAAGGTTAtcattaatttttttaaatttactaaCATCGAGCAATTACATTTCTATTTTAGaaagcttttctctctctaatTCAACTCCAAAATCACTTCGCCGCTAATTGATGATCCAGCCAAGCCTCCAGCAGGCAGCTTCACACCAAAGCCAATGCTGCCATCACCTCTCTTCTCAAGGACTTCGCTCTTCTCGTCTACCTCTCTCACTTTATAACGCTGGCCCGAGATCTTGATAGAATAGGATGCGACGGCAAGTTTCTGCGTAGGATCCGCAAGTGTTACTACCAGGCGTACactcttcttgtccttcttctgtGCGCTGAGTAGATACAAAGCTGGCTGGTCGGAAGTAAATGTCAGAGTTCCAGCTTTGTCCGACCATCCGAGCTCCTTCAAGTCTAGCTTGACAGACTTTGCACCACCAGGCCAGAATGAGAGACTGGCTCTACCCTTGCCGTATACACCAGATACCCCCTTCTTGTTGATGGGTTTCCATGTGGGATTTGCAAGCTCTTTAAGTAGCTTCAGAGATGAGATAGATGGAAAGAAGCCATAGGTAAATGAGTCGCCCTTGATAGTGGTATACGCGGAGAAGATGTCGACAGTTTCCATGCCCTGCGTCGAGGTAGAGATCTCTGACCAGTTGCCGCTTCTCTTGCCTTGGGACAAGGTTAGCTGAAAAGGGCGGTCGTAGGCTAGATAGCCGTTATTTCCATAATAGAGAGTGTCGGTAGCTAGATGCTGCTCTCCCAGCTGTGCAATGAAACCACTTTTAACGAGAGCCCTGGAGGAATCTGCAGCGCGATTATCTAGTACAGTAATGACCGGGACATTTCCAGCAGTAGCATTCTTTTTGATGTCAGTGGTGATGACAATGACACCTTCATCAACATAGAACCAAGATTTGCGATATGAGAGATTTTGAGTGAGAGGATCGATGTAGTCTTCAACCGCAGCGCCAAATATACCATCGCTTACAACGCCGACGAAGTCTTTCAAGCCGTAGTACTTCACCTGAGATGCTTGGAGCTTGGGCTGGTTGAGTAAAGTAGTTGTTCCAGGAACAAGATTCCAATCCCACGCCCCCATAATGTCCTTGTACTCGTTGCCCTTTACGTAGGAGTACAGCGTTCCGTGGCCCATGTGATACGCGTACGGATTAGCTCCATTCACGCTTTCCGAATTAGCTGATCTTGTTGAGATCATCTTGTTTGTGAGCATGAAGTTGGATCGGCGGTGGACCATGTAGTCGCTAGCCCAGAAGCCTCTGTTGCCTGTAAGCTTTTCTGTTCCATTGGACAGCAGCCTGCGAATGGTGTCGTTGACAGCATATGACCCCTTGAAGTCCGCTGTGGCAGCTGCGAGTTTCGAAACATTGAAGTTAATATCAGCGCTGGCCTGTAAGTCAACTGTAGGGAAAGAAACAAAGCGGCCAATGGCATTCTATAAGGTTCTCGTAATTagctcttgtttctttcatTTATAGACCTTTGAGAAAGAAGTACTCACAAAATCCCAGTGCTCGGTTCTAGTCTGAGAATCTGTGTAAATAAGCCACTCGTCGCCCTTCACGTAAGTTGACATAGCCGCTCGCGTATCGTTGTTGGCAGCAAATGACGTGCCAATGGCTTCCCCTTCGAGCTGGATGAAGGCATTTAACTGTAAAGGATATCAGTATCAGTATATGAGACTTGAGATGCGGAAATTATTCATCTTACCAAATCTTTGCCATAGTTGCCGTTGTACAAGATCCCATTATGCTGCAGGAATGTGCCGTCGCGATGAATGCCGTCTTGTCCAGGAGTGTCGACAAACTAATTATTGGTTAATCGGAATCCGGTATTTTAATGCTATGAAACTACTTACAGTCATCACAGACATGGCTCTAGTCATGGAATCGGCCAAAATAGTACTATTATCAGTAAAAAGGGCCAAAGTGACTGAGTTTTGCATGACCAAGACCATCTATAATACAAAAGTCTCAGAT is drawn from Trichoderma asperellum chromosome 4, complete sequence and contains these coding sequences:
- a CDS encoding uncharacterized protein (EggNog:ENOG41~CAZy:PL8), encoding MKLNSVASLVAATANVAQATASPDDSLAIFAKRRTADLAQFPDPTWFSKIDSWLSSQKDDGTWSDVNYLSGCAAQRANWPIQEHWNRLITLGAAWSGANPAVSSSRAKDSKLLAAVQKGLDYWFSNDYTPADCMGDGGDATKGCPCGTPGLWNTNWYDQAILIPQLCSTACLLVKDANLTETQRAGCERIPYRAYALRDGTYGTGGRMTGANMVLVMQNSVTLALFTDNSTILADSMTRAMSVMTFVDTPGQDGIHRDGTFLQHNGILYNGNYGKDLLNAFIQLEGEAIGTSFAANNDTRAAMSTYVKGDEWLIYTDSQTRTEHWDFNAIGRFVSFPTVDLQASADINFNVSKLAAATADFKGSYAVNDTIRRLLSNGTEKLTGNRGFWASDYMVHRRSNFMLTNKMISTRSANSESVNGANPYAYHMGHGTLYSYVKGNEYKDIMGAWDWNLVPGTTTLLNQPKLQASQVKYYGLKDFVGVVSDGIFGAAVEDYIDPLTQNLSYRKSWFYVDEGVIVITTDIKKNATAGNVPVITVLDNRAADSSRALVKSGFIAQLGEQHLATDTLYYGNNGYLAYDRPFQLTLSQGKRSGNWSEISTSTQGMETVDIFSAYTTIKGDSFTYGFFPSISSLKLLKELANPTWKPINKKGVSGVYGKGRASLSFWPGGAKSVKLDLKELGWSDKAGTLTFTSDQPALYLLSAQKKDKKSVRLVVTLADPTQKLAVASYSIKISGQRYKVREVDEKSEVLEKRGDGSIGFGVKLPAGGLAGSSISGEVILELN